In Anopheles bellator chromosome 2, idAnoBellAS_SP24_06.2, whole genome shotgun sequence, the genomic stretch TATCCTATTATCAGGTAGGCCAATTTAAAGATACCGTCGTTTTGTTGTGGTGTATTATACTCAGGGACCTAACTCTTTTGTTAGACCTTCACCTTAACGCGCTGGGTTAAACATGACTCGCCTTGttatgtttttctctttttgttttcctatttctgtttctaaaagaaaaatgttcaatttAGCTTACTATAATACAATATTAAATCAGTTTTCCTTCTCGTTCAGCATTTTTACGCCCCAGGTGGTTTGCAATCGTACGTGTTCCGTCGTGGGGCAATCGCGCGTATGAGAACTGTACACACACCCTATTCGTAGTGCACGTcgcaaccgatcgaccgtCTTCTTCCCTGCCACTTGTTTTCTCTTTAGGCACTGTTTTGGTCCTCGTTCGAGGAAACGCGGGACATTGATCTTTGTTTCTGTTGTGGTATCACAGTTAACGATTTTGGTATCTTCGAAAGTAGCTGAGCGGCCGAATTAtcggtcgtggtggtgctgcccaACCCGGTGGTCCCTGCCATCCCGGCAGCTGCGGCGGCTGCCACGAACGCGTGCAGCTGAGCCTGGGACACCAAGTTGCCACTTTTTAGCAGCTGCTCAATCGGATTGCTGCTGGtcgccaccggtgccgccgttgTCGAGTTTAGCGTGACCTGtacgttgctgttgttgctggtggtgctgttgccgCTTATAAGCGACGGTGACGTTGCCGAGGTCAACATTAACGACGACGTGACGGAACTATTGGAGACGGGTGAGGAGATGGCCGTACCGGGTGCCACCGAGTACGCGGCTGACGGAAGCGTGATCGTGTTGGCCGTAATTGTCATCGGGTACACGGTGGTACTGTTGGGCAGTGACAGCGGTTTCGGCGCGCTGTTTAGTTTCGTAAGGCTGTTaatattgttattgttgctgGCTGAAGTAGTAGTCATGGTTACCGTAAGGCTGCTGCTTTTGTGTGAACTGGCCGTCGTGCCGAGTTTGGTGGTGCCTCCGGCACTCGTTGTGCCGATGATCGGGATCAATGAATTTTGCTCGAAGATTTGATTCGGAATCTGCACCAttttcgccgtggccaccggttggctaACCGTGGCTGCTGCTCCCTCGGAAATAGTCGTAGTTAAACGCAGGCTAGGAAGCGAACTAGGTGCCGAAGGTGAAATGGATGACGAGGCTTGTTTCGTGGTttgctgcggcggctgctgcagcccTGGGCGCTTGTTGGCCGacagaagctgctgctgaataAGCTTCTCCCGTCGCAGGATGCACATTCGGTTGTAGTCGTTGATCGAGATGTGGTACGGCTTGCCGCCCGACATTACCTGCACCAGCTTCGGGAGCAACCGACCATCGGCTGTCTTATACTGCGGGCCCGCCTTCAAGCTCTCCGTTACGCCCGGTGCGATCGGAAGAAGCGTCGGGCGCCACGGAGGTGACGATTTGCGGCGCTCCGCTTCTGTTAGCTGGTCCGGCATTTGGATGATTTCTTTCGCAGTGCTCGACCCATCTGCGATGCCCGTAGGTGACGATTGCTTCGAAGCGATATGGCTAACTGACGGCACTgcctgtggctgtggttgctgttgcaaCAGTGACTGCGATGATGTTGGTTGCAGAAGGgattgttgttgcggttgaaGTGGCGCAAAACGAGCCACCGGAATGGTGGTGATCGTAACGTTCGGCTTACGATTGATGCTAATCAGCTCCGGTGGCATGGATGAAGGAAGCTTAGTGGGATCGTCCAGTTTGGCTACCTTCGCAACAGGCATGGTGGTCACCGTAGCAAGGGATGGTGGCGCAAGCGACTTGCCTTCGTTTGAAAGTTTACGCTTCAAACTACTTGCAACCGTATGATGCTGGTCGTAGCCGCCACTGCTCAGGTGAAGATTGTTCGATTTTAACAAACTAATCGGTGCCGTCGTAGACAAGCCATCTGCAacactgctgccaccggcagtACTCGTTGCCGTCGCCTTCGGCCGTACACGTGATGCCGGCACAATGGTGATGGTTGCGTTGCTAAACTGTTGCAAAATGTTGGTAGCCTTGTCGAGCTGCGCCGGCAGAACGACGGATGTCGAAGGGGTCAGTGAAGCGAGTGCCGGCGGTGACGATGGAGTCGGTTTGTTATCGTACGAGCGTAACCGGTTTTGCATCGCTTCCGCGTAGCTCGTGGCGCTTGTTTTGGCCTGCGGCGACAGGACCAACTCCCCGTTGCGGAAGTAGCGCTCGAGCAGTATCAGATGGCGCAGGAAGCTCGACTGATTGCCGTAAGGTTCCTGCAGCTCCTCCCACAAGGCTCGCGTACTATCGTCGTACTGGATGGTGGCCGTCTCCTTGGTCCATCCCTCCGGCGTGCGCATCGACGACGAGCTGAACGGAATGTTCACGTGAATGCCTAGCTCCTCCTCGCCCGGGAACAGTTCACGCATCGAAATGTTTGGATTCGATTTCAGCACCTTCGTCATATCGATATTGTCGTCATCGCGtgttgccggcggcggctggtgcTGGGTGATGCTGTTGGCAGAGGACAAACTTTTCGTCGTCGGTATGATGGTGATCTCGCCCAGGTCGCCCATTTGTGTTGCGCCATTGTTCTCGACGATGCTCACATCCGGCGATTTTCTCGAGTTCACACGCCGCTGCAACGACACGGAACTGTCGCCTATTGAGAACAGATCGGACACCGATTGGAACTGTTGGTGCTCCATCGCGGGCTGAAGCTGCGAAGGGCACTCCCGGacttcctcttcttcgtcttccgcCTCTTCGTCATCCCCGACCGAAATAACAATGTCTACGGTCGCCGGTTGCCGGGCGGCACACGCTGACGCGTTCATCAGCGCAAACGATGGGTCAACGTGTTGCACCATCTCGACTTCCTCCTCCTGTGACTcgctgttccggttccgtgtaTTGTACAATCTGTAAATGAACGGTCCAAAAACAACCCAAACGAaacgtgtgtgttttgttagGAGGGGAGTGGTCCAACAAGAAACTGATTTggcaatggagacgcccggtcaTTCAGTTACTTTCGACGTTGTCCCCGTTGTTCTGTGAGAGTTTGTGGAAGAATGGCGGCTATTGTTTCCAAAGACTGCCAACCCGAAACACCGACCCGACAATTCGGCACTGTAAATTACTCGAACGGGTTTGAATAAAACTATTCCCGCTCTCTCTCAGAAGACCGGAAGTAACTAATGACCGGCTGTCGCCGACACCCGGTGTTCCCGGTTCACCGACACTTACTTTCGATTGTAGCTCTTAATAAATTGAGCCTTTTGGGATTTGGCATCCGGTGGCTTAAGCAATAGATTAGCATAATATCTACATAATTTACACACGACCAGTTCCGAACTGCTCAGCCTCAGGCCCGGTACGCCCTGCTCCTGGATCAGGCGATCTAATTGTGAAATATTCTGTCGAGAAAACGGAAGTTGTGGTAAAAATAACGTTAAACTGATTAGAACGACTAAGAAGCGATTGGAGATGTTTGCGTAGGAAACGGGAAGCATCGTAATGCCACGGCGGGGACGCCGAAGAAACCGCACATTGACACCGACAACCACCACGAAAGTAACATCGTCCCAAGAAACCAGACACGTCGAATGATGTCTTTACTGTAGGACCCCGAATACAACGACAAGTCGTGCGCGCTCCCCGCACCCAGGgagtttggccaaaaatttaTAGTCATTTATTTCCGGTACGGGGAAACCCGTGTCTACGCCGTGTCTTTGGGGTGCTGCCGAGATGTGGTTGTCAATCGTATTCTGGGAATGAGGATTGGAGTATGAGGGGTGCCTCCTACCGACAACTTACATTATACACATGGTACACCCCGTTCCGCTGGAGCGGTTTCGTACACATGGCGCATATCATCAGGTGGCCGATCTGCTCGTAGTGCTTGTTACAGATGAAGATACTTTCGGCGGTCGCTTTGGTCGCCTGCTCGAGATTAATGTCCAGGTGTTTGATAATTTTGCGCTTCATTTTCAGCACCCACTTCCGGCGCAGGGGCTGCACGGTATTTGCGCTACACTGCCGTACGGCACAAAttttgccaccgttgccaTCATCGATCAGCGACAGTGGcgggtgttgctgctgctgctgttgttggccggCGATGCTCGTCGAACCGTCCTTGTTGGTGGTCACTTTGATCACAATCGGCGAGACGGTCGACTGAGAGGGGGCCCCAGTAGCGCTACTAgccgaggacgatgatgcAGGCGTGGTGGCTGTAGCAGTTGtaacctttttcttttgggaCGGGCAATTCGCTTTGCGGTCCACGTGGCGAAAGCACGCATCGCACAGGCAACTGTCGAGCGAGATTTTGGATTCAACTACGGAATGGTGACCAGAAAAGAACAGACAATAAAGGCAATTAATATTGGTGGAAGcgaatttgaataaacatttGTGCTACAATAGTTGTTGTTATATGAAGCTGTAACATGCAACTGTAGAGGCACACGTACCAAGCAAAATTTTCTGCTGCCGCTCGGTCGACTTAAGGGCAGCAATGTGACAGGGCGTATCGAACAGTCCGAACTTGCCACCACAGTAAAAGCACTGATCCTGGCACAGGCGTTCCGGGTGTACGTTGAACGATGAAGCCTTCTCCGGGATAACCAACGAAGTCTGTATTGCCTCCTTCGACGACGAGGTCTCTCCAGCAACCGCGTCCGCTGGCCCCACACCATCTGTAAGAAACGTCGTAAATTGAGACAATCAGATAAAACTATtcgaaataattcaaaattatgTTGAACTCAATAATACGGAATCTTTTAGTGTGGCCCTTCGAAGAACCAAGAGCTTAAAGGTTGTACACACATTTTCAACCCTCCCGGTCACTAGGTTTGTAACAAGTAGCAGGGTACTAATTTCCTTCAAAATTTCACTCAACCAATTTACCGCAGTTCCATCGCTGCGCTTCCGGTAAGTGTTAAAAAGGTGTCATCAGCGTAACGGAATAATCAACAAATCATCACCCGGAACAGCGAGCCGCACAGGGTACAACACACCTATTCGATGCGCCTTCTCTTTCCGTCCGACTCGGGATGATGAGGTGTTGGCCGCACCCCACCGAAGGGTCGATTCACAACGGGCCACAGCCGGCCCCATTCGCTGTCGGTCAACATTTGCTCTGAACCCACGCTGCTCCCCACGAGtaggaaaaaaggcaaaacgtTATACCCTCATTAGAATTCACCTCCCTGCGTCGGAAATTAACTTCATCTCCCCGAGTTGCCGGTCCACTCATTATGCCTCGCGTGATGAAGATGACGATGGTCACCCCCGGCAGCTAAACCCTCTTCGTGCTTTgatttccttctttttctatCGACAAAAATCGAGCCAATTGTACCGATTTTCAGCGAAGTTGCAGTGCTCCCCTCGAGACCCCTCGAGTGGGACAGAGGACTCGAAGAAAAGGTCAACTTTTAATACGCcataaattcaatattttgataGGAAACAATGGCCGGCTAGCCGCTTAAGGTCTTccgacgaacggaacgattCTACTGAAATATCTCTTGGgggtttcgtttcattttcggaTGCCCCACGAAAGATAACTTACAAATCCGATCAACGGACCCAGGCAGCGGGCGCTACAATAAAAGCAGGCCATCGAATGTTGACAAGCATATTTTTGACCATTGTTTCTCTGTCGTGTGCCAATAATCTGACCCGCCACCCCGTCtttctcttcgcttcgttgGCAGTTTGGAAGTTTCATTTGCTAAAATAATCAACCCGGCTcacgggacgacgacgacgacggggacgctGTCTGTTTTTCTTGGAgggtgcagcagcaaagcATCTTTTCGTGGGCGGCGCGCGACTGTCCTTTTATtcattcgccttcgccgtgGTCCTTCGTTCGGTGTCACTCGCTACTGCAAACGATGCCGGGCGTCAATATTCATCATCTTCTTACTGCTGCACAAGCGGTTCCTCTGATGGGATTCTGATTCTCTTGGGCAAGGataagcaaaagcaaaaagaaggGACATTTTTCCCATTCCAGGCGGCGCGCGGTGTAGTCACGGCGGGACCGTTAAGCgatgttttaattacattacacAGCATTCTGAGGCGCGACGTTTTATGAcaacaattttaattattatcgCTACTGCGAATGGCATAATAAGCGACCCTCTGCTGGAGCGAGACAATcattgacaacatttaaatcTCTCTATTTACGCGTGTTTTGCTTCAGGAGGGATGCAGCAAGAGGCTCGCGGCGCAGCATGCCTTGGGGAGATGATGTTCAATAAAGTATCTCGAAACAGGGATTTTACGAGCGTTCATATAGGACGGCGACGAATGAATCGCGCTCTTTACCTCGAGTAAGCCATGAATCGAGGCTATTAACTCCTGCGCGGCGTCCCTGGATATCTTTCTAGATTAATTCAGTTTTTAATGATTGTGGGCTAAAATGTGGGAAACAAAATCCATCACTAGAGTAGGGTAAGGAAGCACTCCTTCTATTTATCCTCCTTTCGCTGTAGAATGAATCACATTGTTTGTTACCCAGTCCAGTTGATCTGACTGGCAAAGTGAAacaccatgcgtctccatcgctgCAAATTTTTAATCTTAAGCTCGGCAATATAAGCAACTTCGAATATATATTAAGGTGAACAGGCTCAAAATCAATCCATTATTAGCTATACAATAACAACGATTGAAGTTCACGAATCGCTGGCAGCAATTCAAGACATCACGGATTGAAGGTAGATTAAGACTAATTCGTATTTCATCACGCACCAACAGGATTACTAGATTGCTTCTGTTGATACATCATTTCAACGAGCCAGTCATTCCATGATGACCACAGTTCgttaccaaaaaaaatgccTGCAAATTAGTCGCTCTCTAATCAACTTCTCATGTGTGAACTTTGAAAAGATTgccattttatgcaaatcttTTTCCATTCATGTTAGAGAATTACCACCCCAGAAAAACCCCGGCATTAGGGTAAACGTAAATATGATCCGTGCGCAATTAAAAATTGTCGCCCTCCACACATAGGTCCAGCGAGGGGTAACATCACAATCCGCCAGATGATGCCGATTCCATCGTTCAAACggcgaaaaacaatcaaacaaccccacacacacaaaggTGAATAATCTTGCTTTTGTTCCGTTCGAGCAATCCTACGACATGACACAGCCTCCGGGCAATTCGAAAGAACTATACTCCCCAGATTGAGAGGACACTGACGGTCCGATGGAACGAGGAGGGAGGTTCACACAATCCTATCCAAACACTTTCCAACGGCCGCTACggcttgtttttttatgttcggTTCGGCCCACAGACTTCCTGTACCGAATATGTAGGACCAGCCGGAACGGGTCAACATATTACAATTGTAATAACAAACCCCCGCCATGTGACATTGGATTGGATGTCGTTCACCGGAAATATTGGTGGCCAAATGAAACACACTTTCATCGAGGCAGCACCATCATACTCTCTTTAAGGgaatctctctctcactctctttctctctctctcaagaATAAGTGGATCGGGTCCCTCTGGATGGCGAAGATTCATGTTAAGCGACGATTTCCTTATGTCTACCACTTACCGGTGGTGTGTGATCGACTATGACTTTTCCTTCCACCCTCTCCGCGGTGAGTGTGTCCATCGGAGGAGTTGGACGAATGGTGATCAGCCTacaaagaaaaagcaaaaaaaaaactagaaccAATCTTCCAAGCAACAAGTTCTTGTCCCCACGCGCGACTACTGCCCGGTTGTTGTAAATTGCAAATAAATCAGTGGATCGATCGAAGATCGTGCCGAAGAAGGAGGAGAGGTCAGAGGAgggaacacaaaacataagAAACTTAAAAAGGAACTGAAGGTGCGGtgaaaaaccccaaaaacgcACAAGGGCCCGCGTGCCATTCAAAGCTAATGCGCTCAGAGAGCTCGGTTTTGGTAGTGTCCTCGTTAAGCTCACCTCGTTACTGTGGATCGTGTAGAAGTCTTGTCCGCCGCCGTTGTTCGGACCACCGTCAGTGACGTAGCCGCTGGcggaaccggagccaccgTTGCTAACGTGGTGGTTCGCAGTGCCGGAGAatccgctgctgccgccgccgtgtgatGAGTTGCGTCGGGTGGCACCGCTGCCACTGCTTTTGCCCTTTCCCTTCTGAAACGTCATCTTCAGGGGCATCCGTTGCTGTTTGCGCTTTTCGCCACCTCGCGCCCCACTGGAGCTGCCCTTCATCAGTACGGTTTTCATCGAAACCGTGTACTCATCCTTCGAGCTGCGCGTTGATTTATTGCCACTtcgaccgccaccgccggcaccactgccgctgccgcccgcAGATTGGCTGATGGCCGCTGCCAGCCATCCTTCTctgccggccaccgtgtggccatcgtcgcGCGCCATCATatcggccaccgacggtgaGGTGGTTGTCGGAGCCACCGCAGGCTTCTGCTCCGCTCGCCGTTGTTTCTCTTCGCACGCCGCCCGAATCGTGAGCAGGCCAAGGTGCTTGAGGTGGGATTCCTTCTGTTTCGCCACGTCATCGGATTCCTCTAGGACCGCAGCGGGCGCCGGAGATGTGGCCGCTGGTTCCGCCGGCAGCTGGGCCACCACTTCCGTGgtgcgtttgctgctgctgccggtcagGAGCTCCTTCCGGTCATCTTCCGACGCGCCACCGCTACTGCTTTCGATTTTGATTATactcgtcgacgacgacaacgagagCGACAACTTGTTGCCGCTTCCGTTGAGCGTCTTCGTCACGGTtacggcagcggcggccgcttcGCTCTTGGAAATAATCTGCAACGGTGACTCGACGGAATCGCCGGACCCCTTGGTGTCCTTGGTCGGTCCTTTctcgtccttcgccgtcgGAACagtggctggcggtggcgatgacgacgacgactccttCTTGAGCGGCACCATTTCCAGCTTGGCGGCCTTTGGCTTTTGGGTCGCCGTCAGTTCCTTATCTTCGTCCTTGACGGCATCCGCCAATGGTGGCTCCGTCGGGGTGGCTCCGTTGTTGTCCTTCTTGACAATCGTGATGGCCGGTAAATTGAGCGCCCCGAGCGAGATAAGCGTCGTAGCCGCGGGCACCGGAGTCGGACTGTCGACTTCTGGTTtccgttcgccttcgccatcgccactAATCGGGCTCGATGGATGGCTGCCAGCGTTCGAAGCTCGTCCGTCTTCCACCACCAGGCTACCATTTTCCACCGGTTTCCGTtcgtgcagcagcaaacgctGCTCGGCTTCCAAACGCTCGGCCCGCCGCTTCTCCTCGCGCACCTTCTCCTCGACGCGCAGCTTCTCCTGGCGCAACTTTTCCTCGCGCGTTCTTTCGTCCTCTTTCGGCTTTTCCTTAGTGGTGCGACCACCCTTCGAACCCTTGCCGTTCCCGTGCGTCCCTTGGCTGGTGCCACCGGCCTTAGCCTTCGATGGGGTGCCACCGGCTGGGCTTGCTTTCACACCTCCTGTGCgggctgccgtcgccgccgcagctCCTGTTTGATggccgctggtgctggagcaCGATTTTTCGCTTCCACTACTATCGCCGTTCGCCCTCGGGGATTGCGAACCCCCGCGGTGATGTTTATCGCCGGAACAGCCGGGTTGAGTTGCCGTTTTTGAAACGTTTTCAGTCTTCGTATCGCTACCGCCACCTTCCTGATCGGACTTGTCCGtcaaatcgtcgtcgtcgtcttctcCGTCGTCAATAACGACCACCGGCGGGGTGGTGATGGCATcagccaccggtgccggtgaagcaGAATCATCCGCCATCAGTTCAGTCTTTGATACATCCACAATGGCCACGTCCTCTTCCTCGGCCCCTGAGAGTGATGATGAGCGCTGTGTGCCCATTGCTGGACCATTCGTGATCGGGTCCATCGTTGCCTCGCTGGTCTGCTGCTGATCTTCATGCCCTTGACTAACGCCACCAGCATCGAGTTCGTGTGACTCATCCTGCTCCACCACGACACTGTTTTTCGTCACCACCACCTCGTGATCATCACCACCATTGCTGTGCTCCTCGACGACTATTACGGCAATCGGTTGATCGTCATCGATGATCATAGGATCATCATCTGCCTCCTGCACTTCCACAACATCTTCGTGTTCGTCTAGATCTTCCGGCGCTAGATTGACGATCGTTTTGTCCTCTTTCTCCTCGCTtccctcctcctcctcctcttccgcCTTCTCCTTGCCCTGCTCTCGTTCCTCTGTCTCCTTCTCCGAATCTTTACGATCCACTTCCGGTAGTTCAGTATcaagatcatcatcatcatcattatcatcatcaccaccaccactagcaacaacaacactggGTAGCTCCTGCTCTCGTTTTGCGTCCACTTCCTCCTCCACCTCGGCTCCCTCCTCACAAGCACCACCATTACTAACTTCGTCCCCACTA encodes the following:
- the LOC131207343 gene encoding uncharacterized protein LOC131207343; this translates as MATREKKARSVTADSPTPSLGSAHGGSGSYLNSGGSSTLVTSSNTTTTGNALTLTTVGGGGGGSVSAPTTPTSTRKRLASTGNASNNSTGSSGNNSGLGSSASSASVGSISSTRGSLSRLKSKQLQQTAGDETVQDDTTTTAEGGGSLLSVVTTTPRTTRGGTLREESSPSSTAGDRGEDRTLAAAAASSSSVGGGALKDLTKSPAIGARRAAAAIAATKFPGRASSTAAIGATSTTSTRATNRKHHRGLGLKRTTLLKRKGKKIIVKPVLGRKGGVARRALAAVATKATAGPSVLRGATAASTTTAVKKDPAPSTVRGVEALSENRTATPSLRNGKPRNSDSPVPKRKAAIGATAGVKPEPPVHKSPDSSSERRRSESVLKCSAEPTVEDGDDDDAAVVAPSLDIKRELIDADTKTKSFVLDKMSETFNERKGVVSPVVSEKGGNTLLRRSMRQRKSTARDKEDFVSPRQKPSGLGNTATVVIKIEPFERCDSALGDPLEMGLGAVADRQSPVAAPAAAAAEPLTIDTTDERRIVVEAPKDGTEADSDTSTHVEDVLLPPEPTSTVAVAVVELVEEKDTSSLSPELVSEGVSELSVKECYAEPAFLENNLGIEKDPKLGEIVQERFWYDKVSGDEVSNGGACEEGAEVEEEVDAKREQELPMDRKDSEKETEEREQGKEKAEEEEEEGSEEKEDKTIVNLAPEDLDEHEDVVEVQEADDDPMIIDDDQPIAVIVVEEHSNGGDDHEVVVTKNSVVVEQDESHELDAGGVSQGHEDQQQTSEATMDPITNGPAMGTQRSSSLSGAEEEDVAIVDVSKTELMADDSASPAPVADAITTPPVVVIDDGEDDDDDLTDKSDQEGGGSDTKTENVSKTATQPGCSGDKHHRGGSQSPRANGDSSGSEKSCSSTSGHQTGAAAATAARTGGVKASPAGGTPSKAKAGGTSQGTHGNGKGSKGGRTTKEKPKEDERTREEKLRQEKLRVEEKVREEKRRAERLEAEQRLLLHERKPVENGSLVVEDGRASNAGSHPSSPISGDGEGERKPEVDSPTPVPAATTLISLGALNLPAITIVKKDNNGATPTEPPLADAVKDEDKELTATQKPKAAKLEMVPLKKESSSSSPPPATVPTAKDEKGPTKDTKGSGDSVESPLQIISKSEAAAAAVTVTKTLNGSGNKLSLSLSSSTSIIKIESSSGGASEDDRKELLTGSSSKRTTEVVAQLPAEPAATSPAPAAVLEESDDVAKQKESHLKHLGLLTIRAACEEKQRRAEQKPAVAPTTTSPSVADMMARDDGHTVAGREGWLAAAISQSAGGSGSGAGGGGRSGNKSTRSSKDEYTVSMKTVLMKGSSSGARGGEKRKQQRMPLKMTFQKGKGKSSGSGATRRNSSHGGGSSGFSGTANHHVSNGGSGSASGYVTDGGPNNGGGQDFYTIHSNEADHHSSNSSDGHTHRGEGGRKSHSRSHTTDGVGPADAVAGETSSSKEAIQTSLVIPEKASSFNVHPERLCQDQCFYCGGKFGLFDTPCHIAALKSTERQQKILLGTFESKISLDSCLCDACFRHVDRKANCPSQKKKVTTATATTPASSSSASSATGAPSQSTVSPIVIKVTTNKDGSTSIAGQQQQQQQHPPLSLIDDGNGGKICAVRQCSANTVQPLRRKWVLKMKRKIIKHLDINLEQATKATAESIFICNKHYEQIGHLMICAMCTKPLQRNGVYHVYNNISQLDRLIQEQGVPGLRLSSSELVVCKLCRYYANLLLKPPDAKSQKAQFIKSYNRKLYNTRNRNSESQEEEVEMVQHVDPSFALMNASACAARQPATVDIVISVGDDEEAEDEEEEVRECPSQLQPAMEHQQFQSVSDLFSIGDSSVSLQRRVNSRKSPDVSIVENNGATQMGDLGEITIIPTTKSLSSANSITQHQPPPATRDDDNIDMTKVLKSNPNISMRELFPGEEELGIHVNIPFSSSSMRTPEGWTKETATIQYDDSTRALWEELQEPYGNQSSFLRHLILLERYFRNGELVLSPQAKTSATSYAEAMQNRLRSYDNKPTPSSPPALASLTPSTSVVLPAQLDKATNILQQFSNATITIVPASRVRPKATATSTAGGSSVADGLSTTAPISLLKSNNLHLSSGGYDQHHTVASSLKRKLSNEGKSLAPPSLATVTTMPVAKVAKLDDPTKLPSSMPPELISINRKPNVTITTIPVARFAPLQPQQQSLLQPTSSQSLLQQQPQPQAVPSVSHIASKQSSPTGIADGSSTAKEIIQMPDQLTEAERRKSSPPWRPTLLPIAPGVTESLKAGPQYKTADGRLLPKLVQVMSGGKPYHISINDYNRMCILRREKLIQQQLLSANKRPGLQQPPQQTTKQASSSISPSAPSSLPSLRLTTTISEGAAATVSQPVATAKMVQIPNQIFEQNSLIPIIGTTSAGGTTKLGTTASSHKSSSLTVTMTTTSASNNNNINSLTKLNSAPKPLSLPNSTTVYPMTITANTITLPSAAYSVAPGTAISSPVSNSSVTSSLMLTSATSPSLISGNSTTSNNSNVQVTLNSTTAAPVATSSNPIEQLLKSGNLVSQAQLHAFVAAAAAAGMAGTTGLGSTTTTDNSAAQLLSKIPKSLTVIPQQKQRSMSRVSSNEDQNSA